ATGTTACCAATGGGTATTATTATTGACGAAAGTATTTTTACGCTTATTCGAACACAAATATTTACCGGTATTGATGAGAAAAAACAAGGGGAAATAGTTGAGTTTATAAATGAAATCAATAGAGACTTTAAAATTTTTAAATACTATATAGGCACAGATTATAATTTATATCTTGATGTTTGCCTCCCATTTGTTGAGGAAACATTTGATAGTAATATGGTTCATCTGATGCTAGATATGATAGTAAAACATTTAAAGGATGCTTATCCTAAGATTATGCAGAAAATTTGGGCAGAATAATAATAGTTTACATAAAAAATAGAATTTATAATGTATATTAAGGAGCGTTTTAAAATGAAAAAAATATTTTTAGCGGTTATGGTTTCTGTAGTTTGTTTATTTGGACTTGCAAATGGTGGGATTTCTAAAGCAGAAGCAGCGGAAAGTCTTGGATATGTTAACTTGCAGGCGGTTTTTGCTGCATATCCTAATATAAATAAAGCAGAGATGACGCTACAGCAAGAACAGCAAAAATCGCAGCAAGAATATCATTCTAGGGCGGCAACGTTAAATGATGCGGAAAAGATGGCATTAGAAAAAGAATTGAACCAAGCTTTGGCGAAAAAACAATTGGAAGTCATGGAACCGATTCAAACGAAGATAAATCAAGCAATTGCTAAAGCGGCACAAGCAAAAGGAATCCATCAAGTTGTTAAAGCAGAAGAAATGCTGTATGGTGGTACAGACTTGACGAAAGACGTTATTGAGATGATTAAGTAAAAATAAGAATATAATTATAATAGGTTAAATAAAATGGGTCTCCAGCCATAGAGATATTCTCTATGGCTGGAGACTTTTTCTATGTGAAAAAATTCGTAGAAAAATGTTGACTATATGACCACTATATAGTTTATAATGACAATCGTTGTTTAAAATAGCATATTTGCACAAGGGGTGCCGCAAGGCTTAATAGGGAAATCGGTAGAATCCGATACGGTCCCGCCGCTGTAAGGGGAGCAACTTCTATAATGTCACTGGAGAATTTCTGGGAAGGCAGAAGAAGCGATGAACCTAAGTCAGAAGAACTGCCCATTGTAAGATCACCGTTAGACCTGCGACAGACAGGAAGGGGATATTGCGCTATATACTTAGTATATAGCGCAATATTTTGCCCTTTCCCAATCATGGGAAAGGGTTTTTTATTTTGTTTCAGAGGAAGCTGTAGGACCATGAAAGATTGGCTATAGATTATCCTTTGTATAGATGATGAAAGATAAAAGGGGAAGAGTAAATGTTAAGAAGTGAAAGAAATTTGTACAAGAAGATTTTTCTTACGATGTTAATGGG
This genomic interval from Selenobaculum gibii contains the following:
- a CDS encoding YbjN domain-containing protein, with amino-acid sequence MVEAVQEEIKKTSDQMNEKAENFQKFLEKNEIHVFNVEVMNDELKSVVFRSRIEVNSQMLPMGIIIDESIFTLIRTQIFTGIDEKKQGEIVEFINEINRDFKIFKYYIGTDYNLYLDVCLPFVEETFDSNMVHLMLDMIVKHLKDAYPKIMQKIWAE
- a CDS encoding OmpH family outer membrane protein; protein product: MKKIFLAVMVSVVCLFGLANGGISKAEAAESLGYVNLQAVFAAYPNINKAEMTLQQEQQKSQQEYHSRAATLNDAEKMALEKELNQALAKKQLEVMEPIQTKINQAIAKAAQAKGIHQVVKAEEMLYGGTDLTKDVIEMIK